The genomic interval GCTACGCGGACGTYCTCAGCCGCTTCGGCGACGCCAAGGAAGTCCCACTGCGTGAGCAGGTGGCAAAGGCGCGGGACAAGAGGGGCACCACGCTCGTTAAGATGGGACGCGGCCAAGAGGCCCTCGACTGCTACGCGGGCGTTCTCAGCCGCTTCGGCGACGCCAAGGAAGTCTCCCTGCGTGAGGCGGTGGCAATKGCGTTGGTCAACAAGGGCACCACGCTCGGTAAGATGGGGCGCGACCAGGAGGCCCTCGACTGCTACGCGGACGTTCTCAGCCGCTTCGGCGACGCCAAGGAAGTCCCCCTGCGTGAGGCGGTGGCAAGGGCGATGGGCAACAAGGGCAACAGGCTCAGTAAGATGGGACGCGACCAGGAGGMAATCGACTGCTACGCGGACGTTCTCAGCCGCTTCGGCGACGCCAAGGAAGTCCCACTGCGTGAGCAGGTGGCAAAAGCGCTGGTCAACAAGGGAACCACGGTCGTTAAGATGGGACGCGGCCAAGAGGCCCTCGACTGCTACGCGGGCGTTCTCAGCCGCTTCGGCGACGCCAAGGAAGTCTCCCTGCGTGAGGCGGTGGCAATGGCGCTGGTCAGCAAGGGCACCAGGTTCAGTAACTTGGTACGGTCGGCAGCGTCAGATGTGTATAAGGGGCAGGTCCTCAGCCGCTTCGGCGACGCCAAGGAAGTCCCTCTGCGTGAGGCGGTGGCGAAAGCGCTGGTCGACAAGGGCTCCACGCTCGGTCAGATGGGGCGCGACCAGGAGGCCCTCGACTGCTACGCGGACGTCCTCAGCCGCTTCGGCGACGCCAAGGAAGTCTCCCTTCGTGAGCAGGTGGCGAAAGCG from Cystobacter ferrugineus carries:
- a CDS encoding tetratricopeptide repeat protein; the protein is YADVLSRFGDAKEVPLREQVAKARDKRGTTLVKMGRGQEALDCYAGVLSRFGDAKEVSLREAVAXALVNKGTTLGKMGRDQEALDCYADVLSRFGDAKEVPLREAVARAMGNKGNRLSKMGRDQEXIDCYADVLSRFGDAKEVPLREQVAKALVNKGTTVVKMGRGQEALDCYAGVLSRFGDAKEVSLREAVAMALVSKGTRFSNLVRSAASDVYKGQVLSRFGDAKEVPLREAVAKALVDKGSTLGQMGRDQEALDCYADVLSRFGDAKEVSLREQVAKALVNKGATLGKMGRDQEALDCYADVLSRFGDAKEVPLREAVANTLVNKGITLGQMGRGQEEIDCYADVLNRFGDAKEVSLREQVANALNGISFGLLLKSKRAWSDGDLRTRGLVEAEAKLSLARDQDPKNYFVSGNLAYVYFLSGRRELASEMLRSALKLGGEELYEATIKDTETDVVPEDAEFRLLVEKMWAEMQTQKS